One Kallotenue papyrolyticum genomic window carries:
- a CDS encoding TolB family protein gives MKIEATHLLRLALLTALLTGCMLDADRATQPATPVTPTARPVTVRVSLAGRLLFVQDGNLYLHSGTRTEQITRDGTTRDPAWSPDGTQLAFVRRETSYSDLYLLNAAGGLPTQVTFNRGRSEPWTQRFMHEVVWALQPDWSPDGRELVFVSQVRPPTGPDDQPPLYEFPLSLYRYPLRLIGQRQPTNDDLLLQVSEADLQQPAWSPDGAWIAFVRVPRGAGRAEIQLLDPATGAIQPYAGIPAGAYDPAWSPDGRWLAFAAAVDGQTDVWAIPAPGLGGTPVRLTQLGQTRAPAWSPDGTQLAVVRVGANGNDLYVVPLERTNGTLRAGEAVALTNHGHIDASSGLAWGR, from the coding sequence ATGAAGATTGAAGCTACGCACCTTCTGCGTCTCGCCCTGCTGACGGCGTTGCTGACCGGTTGCATGCTGGATGCGGACCGCGCCACGCAACCCGCTACGCCGGTCACACCTACCGCCCGACCGGTGACCGTACGCGTCAGCCTAGCCGGTCGCCTGCTCTTCGTGCAGGACGGCAACCTGTATCTGCATAGCGGCACGCGCACCGAGCAGATCACCCGCGACGGCACCACCCGCGATCCGGCCTGGTCGCCCGACGGCACGCAGCTCGCCTTTGTGCGCCGTGAAACGAGCTATTCCGATCTCTACCTGCTGAACGCCGCCGGAGGCCTGCCCACGCAGGTGACCTTCAATCGCGGACGCTCCGAGCCGTGGACCCAGCGCTTCATGCACGAGGTCGTCTGGGCGCTGCAGCCCGACTGGTCGCCTGATGGCCGCGAGCTGGTCTTTGTCTCGCAGGTGCGCCCGCCCACCGGTCCCGACGACCAACCTCCACTGTACGAATTTCCGCTCTCGCTCTACCGCTACCCGCTGCGGCTGATCGGGCAGCGCCAACCGACCAACGACGACCTCCTCCTGCAGGTCTCCGAGGCCGACCTACAGCAGCCGGCCTGGTCGCCCGACGGCGCCTGGATCGCCTTTGTGCGCGTGCCGCGGGGCGCGGGCCGCGCCGAGATTCAGTTGCTTGATCCGGCCACAGGCGCGATTCAGCCCTACGCCGGCATTCCGGCAGGCGCCTACGATCCGGCCTGGTCGCCCGATGGCCGCTGGCTGGCCTTTGCCGCTGCGGTCGATGGGCAGACCGATGTGTGGGCCATTCCCGCGCCTGGCCTGGGCGGCACGCCCGTGCGCCTCACGCAGCTCGGCCAGACGCGCGCGCCGGCCTGGTCGCCCGATGGGACGCAGCTCGCCGTGGTACGCGTCGGCGCGAACGGCAACGACCTGTACGTTGTGCCACTGGAACGCACGAACGGCACGCTGCGCGCCGGCGAGGCGGTGGCGCTCACCAACCATGGGCACATCGATGCGAGCTCGGGTCTGGCCTGGGGCCGCTAG
- a CDS encoding lysylphosphatidylglycerol synthase transmembrane domain-containing protein, which produces MSVAARRRPLPGSRLWTWLLRLLGPALLLYFLVSIDDPALIWRTLLATDPWLLTLAIVLAAPFLLLKALRWLYLLRIWSVRLPLREALALYCIGIFLGVVTPGQAGDAVKAWYLRRRGYPLSTGLASVVVDRLFDIGVMGLLAASGLFFFWNVLPGGQLLNALVVAALLAGVGVALALSTSRRLRDRCFGLVARRLPRRWQTRWHASALRSLHLTPAQILWLTALTVAGLFWTFLRVYLLFLALDTPLPPGPFVALVAILALIQPATPGGVGTRDAALVVVLSALLDLSRDAAIARALALSALLLLLNLENVLIGFLYSLRYPLDELRREAVAS; this is translated from the coding sequence ATGAGCGTCGCCGCCCGCCGCCGGCCGCTACCCGGCAGTCGGCTCTGGACCTGGCTGTTGCGGCTGCTCGGTCCGGCGCTGCTGCTCTACTTTCTCGTTTCGATCGATGATCCGGCGTTGATCTGGCGCACGCTGCTGGCAACCGATCCCTGGCTGCTGACGCTGGCGATCGTGCTGGCAGCGCCCTTTCTGCTGCTCAAGGCGCTGCGCTGGCTGTACCTACTGCGCATCTGGAGTGTACGCCTGCCGCTGCGCGAGGCGCTGGCGCTGTACTGCATCGGCATCTTTCTCGGCGTGGTCACGCCCGGCCAGGCCGGCGACGCGGTCAAGGCCTGGTATCTGCGGCGGCGCGGCTACCCGCTCAGCACCGGGCTGGCCAGCGTGGTGGTGGATCGCCTCTTCGACATCGGCGTGATGGGGCTGCTGGCTGCCAGTGGCCTGTTCTTTTTCTGGAACGTGCTACCCGGCGGGCAGTTGCTCAACGCGTTGGTGGTTGCGGCGCTGCTGGCGGGCGTCGGCGTGGCGCTGGCGCTGAGCACGAGCCGGCGCCTGCGCGATCGGTGCTTTGGCCTGGTGGCGCGTCGGTTGCCGCGCCGCTGGCAGACACGCTGGCACGCAAGTGCACTGCGCAGCCTGCACCTTACCCCGGCGCAGATCCTGTGGCTGACGGCGCTGACCGTGGCCGGTCTGTTCTGGACCTTTCTGCGCGTCTATCTGCTGTTTCTGGCGCTCGACACGCCGTTGCCGCCGGGGCCGTTCGTGGCGCTGGTGGCGATCCTGGCCCTGATCCAGCCGGCGACGCCCGGCGGCGTCGGCACGCGCGATGCCGCGCTGGTGGTGGTGTTGAGCGCGCTGCTCGATCTGAGTCGCGATGCGGCGATCGCCCGCGCGCTGGCGCTGTCGGCGCTGCTGCTGCTACTTAACCTGGAGAACGTGCTGATCGGCTTCCTGTATTCGCTGCGCTATCCGCTGGACGAGCTGCGACGCGAGGCGGTGGCCTCCTGA
- a CDS encoding glycosyltransferase family 2 protein produces the protein MVQELLVQPAVASVAPRRWPFTVTIAMPAYNEGHGIAQVIAAVRAVAPEAEILVVDDCSTDDTAAQAEAAGARVIRHPYNKGNGAAVKTAIRNAGGEVLLILDADGQHDPADIPRLLEHMERYDMVVSVRDRTSHASRARGVGNWLLARFASYVAGMEFEDLTSGFRAMRLAAIREFVHLLPNRYSWPTTSLLCFAKAGYSIKFVPIAARRRSGGRSGQKLLRNGFKFMTIILRIVMLFSPLRVFFPVSLAMVILSLLAYLASVAVNGVWLKIPNATAALFVGAIVVFMFGLLAEQIVALGLIGRRD, from the coding sequence ATGGTGCAGGAGTTGCTGGTTCAACCAGCGGTGGCGAGCGTCGCGCCCCGGCGCTGGCCGTTCACGGTGACGATCGCCATGCCGGCCTACAACGAAGGGCATGGCATCGCGCAGGTGATCGCCGCGGTGCGCGCCGTCGCGCCCGAGGCTGAGATCCTGGTGGTAGATGATTGTTCGACCGATGATACGGCCGCGCAGGCCGAGGCTGCCGGCGCGCGCGTGATCCGCCATCCCTACAACAAGGGCAACGGTGCGGCGGTCAAGACCGCGATCCGCAACGCCGGCGGCGAGGTGCTGCTGATCCTGGATGCCGACGGCCAGCACGATCCCGCCGATATTCCGCGCCTCTTGGAGCATATGGAGCGCTACGACATGGTGGTCAGCGTGCGCGACCGCACGTCGCATGCCTCGCGCGCGCGGGGGGTGGGCAACTGGCTCCTGGCGCGCTTTGCTTCGTATGTCGCCGGCATGGAGTTCGAAGACCTGACCTCGGGCTTCCGGGCGATGCGTCTGGCGGCGATCCGCGAGTTTGTGCATTTGTTGCCCAATCGCTACTCCTGGCCGACCACCAGCCTGCTGTGCTTCGCCAAGGCGGGCTATTCGATCAAGTTCGTGCCGATCGCCGCACGGCGGCGCAGCGGTGGGCGCAGTGGCCAGAAGCTGTTGCGCAACGGCTTCAAATTCATGACGATCATTCTGCGCATCGTGATGCTCTTCAGTCCGCTGCGTGTCTTTTTCCCCGTGAGCCTGGCGATGGTGATCCTCAGTCTGTTGGCCTACCTGGCCAGTGTTGCGGTCAACGGCGTCTGGCTTAAAATCCCTAATGCGACCGCGGCGCTCTTTGTCGGCGCGATCGTGGTGTTTATGTTCGGCCTGCTGGCCGAGCAGATCGTCGCGCTGGGCTTGATTGGACGGCGCGATTGA
- a CDS encoding 3-hydroxybutyrate dehydrogenase — MELQGKVALVTGAGSGIGRAIAAAFAREGAQVIVHDLREEAAEVAQAIGGTFLRADLSDAEQTRRLGQQAVAWRGRVDILVNNAGYQHIDPIETFPDDEWQRMIQVMLVAPFLLSKAVIAGMKAARWGRIINIASIHGLVASPFKSAYISAKHGLIGLTRTAALELGEYGITVNAICPAYVRTPLVESQIADQARTRGIPEQDVVAQVMLEPAAIKRLIEPAEVADLALFLASERARSMTGGAYTIDLGWTAR, encoded by the coding sequence ATGGAGCTGCAGGGCAAGGTTGCGCTGGTGACCGGCGCGGGGAGTGGCATTGGGCGGGCGATCGCCGCAGCCTTCGCCCGCGAGGGCGCGCAGGTGATCGTGCATGACCTGCGCGAGGAGGCCGCCGAGGTCGCTCAGGCGATCGGCGGGACGTTTCTGCGCGCCGATTTGAGCGATGCCGAGCAGACACGCCGCCTGGGACAGCAGGCCGTCGCCTGGCGCGGTCGCGTGGACATTCTGGTCAACAACGCCGGCTACCAGCACATCGATCCGATCGAGACCTTTCCCGACGACGAATGGCAACGCATGATCCAGGTGATGCTGGTCGCGCCCTTTCTGTTGAGCAAAGCGGTGATCGCGGGCATGAAGGCCGCGCGCTGGGGCCGCATCATCAACATCGCCAGCATCCATGGACTGGTTGCCAGCCCGTTCAAGTCGGCCTACATCAGCGCCAAGCACGGCCTGATCGGGCTGACGCGCACGGCGGCCCTGGAGCTGGGCGAGTACGGCATCACCGTCAACGCGATCTGCCCGGCCTATGTGCGCACGCCGCTGGTGGAAAGCCAGATCGCCGATCAGGCCCGCACGCGCGGCATCCCGGAGCAGGACGTCGTCGCGCAGGTGATGCTCGAACCGGCGGCGATCAAACGCTTGATCGAGCCCGCCGAGGTCGCCGATCTGGCGCTGTTTCTGGCGTCGGAGCGGGCGCGCTCAATGACCGGCGGTGCCTACACCATCGATCTGGGCTGGACCGCGCGGTAG